In one window of Maribacter sp. BPC-D8 DNA:
- a CDS encoding toxin-antitoxin system YwqK family antitoxin: MKNIVFFLFYFLILNTLAAQEQKTYHPNGQVKEIGEYKNGKQVGIWKAYSDNGKLSVYAEFENGKPANEWKFYHYSGELKEVGAFNNGLKIGEWKNYYVNGNLKEIGVLKDGKLQGKWNVFYQNGILKEVGQYDKGKPIGKWKDYHNNGKIKSIGKFTNGNTSGKWKGYFDNGKLSSVGTYEDGKRTGKWILYNKNGEIKEIATFENGVMLESSKSN, from the coding sequence ATGAAAAATATAGTATTCTTTTTATTCTATTTTTTGATTTTAAATACTTTGGCTGCTCAAGAACAGAAGACATACCACCCAAATGGTCAGGTAAAAGAAATTGGAGAATATAAAAACGGAAAACAAGTAGGTATTTGGAAAGCCTATTCTGACAATGGTAAACTAAGTGTATACGCTGAATTCGAAAATGGAAAGCCAGCAAATGAATGGAAGTTTTATCATTACAGCGGAGAACTAAAAGAAGTTGGGGCATTTAATAACGGATTGAAAATCGGCGAATGGAAAAATTACTATGTTAATGGAAATTTAAAAGAAATCGGAGTATTAAAAGACGGAAAACTTCAAGGTAAATGGAACGTATTTTACCAAAACGGCATTTTAAAAGAAGTTGGCCAATATGACAAGGGTAAACCAATAGGAAAATGGAAAGATTACCATAACAATGGAAAAATAAAGAGTATTGGTAAGTTTACAAACGGAAACACTTCTGGTAAATGGAAAGGTTATTTCGATAATGGAAAATTATCTTCAGTTGGTACCTATGAAGATGGAAAAAGAACAGGAAAGTGGATTCTATATAATAAAAATGGAGAAATTAAAGAAATTGCAACATTTGAAAACGGAGTAATGTTAGAAAGTTCTAAATCTAACTAA
- a CDS encoding toxin-antitoxin system YwqK family antitoxin, whose translation MRIHIIIVFLLLASNIKAQETYLMWNDVENQRFGKETLFKSEGKFLNGSYKLAENSGAYTDVTFKNGKMIGAKKDYDFSGNLEQEMNFDQEGKANGKSISYYSNGEINEDFNYKNGLKDGEWKTYNKKGEPIRTEIYKNDLKEGKWVSNLRDAAKGVNLIETSYYKANEPTGAWSQKTEDDRLIWEKTYTAPKDYTKKEYHTNEKVAVIESYKNNKLDGVSKYYNPSGIILSEKQFLEGYLKSEIAFYENGNKKEIVNSKDGYKDGLFQEYSETGQLTIDGQYKIGYKAGEWKYYNDDDMLDRTFTFADGHKNGIGKTYNEAGTVESEGMYANDEKTGLWKFYKLNGKVSKEIEYKNDKVISEKKYN comes from the coding sequence ATGAGAATACATATTATTATCGTTTTTCTTTTACTAGCATCAAACATTAAAGCCCAAGAAACATACCTTATGTGGAACGATGTGGAAAACCAACGTTTTGGCAAAGAGACCCTATTTAAATCTGAAGGAAAATTTTTAAACGGAAGTTATAAACTAGCCGAAAACAGCGGAGCATACACCGACGTTACGTTTAAAAACGGAAAGATGATAGGTGCAAAAAAAGATTACGATTTTTCTGGAAACCTTGAACAAGAGATGAACTTTGATCAAGAAGGCAAAGCAAATGGAAAAAGTATTTCTTATTATTCGAATGGTGAAATAAATGAAGATTTCAATTATAAGAACGGGTTAAAAGATGGCGAGTGGAAAACCTATAATAAAAAAGGTGAACCGATAAGAACCGAGATTTACAAAAACGATTTAAAAGAAGGAAAATGGGTATCTAACTTACGAGATGCAGCCAAAGGTGTCAATTTAATAGAAACTAGTTATTACAAAGCTAACGAGCCAACCGGTGCATGGTCTCAGAAAACGGAAGATGATAGGTTAATTTGGGAGAAAACCTATACAGCCCCTAAAGACTATACTAAAAAAGAATACCATACTAATGAGAAGGTTGCAGTTATAGAATCATACAAGAATAATAAATTAGATGGTGTTTCTAAATATTATAATCCTTCAGGTATAATACTCAGTGAAAAACAATTTTTAGAAGGTTATTTAAAATCTGAAATAGCGTTTTATGAAAATGGAAATAAAAAAGAAATTGTAAATTCTAAAGACGGCTATAAAGATGGTTTGTTTCAAGAATATTCAGAAACGGGTCAACTTACTATTGATGGGCAATATAAAATAGGATATAAGGCAGGCGAATGGAAATATTACAATGATGATGATATGCTAGATAGAACATTCACTTTCGCCGATGGTCATAAAAATGGCATAGGCAAAACTTATAACGAAGCTGGTACTGTAGAAAGCGAAGGTATGTATGCCAATGATGAAAAAACAGGCTTGTGGAAATTCTATAAGCTAAACGGTAAAGTTTCTAAAGAAATAGAATACAAAAACGATAAAGTAATTTCTGAAAAAAAATATAATTAA
- a CDS encoding toxin-antitoxin system YwqK family antitoxin: protein MKKIVILTLALITSIGVYAQRKDITYYDNGQVRRQGQYDIKNQKTGEWKSFHKNGQLSSVGTYENDKQTGEWIDYLSNKTLSGIEMWAKGRRNGESKKYRHDGILIKIGMYTDGNKTGEWKYYHSKDQLSKLENYINGQKIGEWKEFHKNGQLLYIGTYEKPDKAEGEWKWYEDDGQLEAIGVYRNGLKIDEWKSYYKNGQLASSEFYENGKLSGESKRYNTNGELWIIGKYLNGGKTGEWRWYHNNGKLKTIGTYIENKSIGEWKSFHENGQLKKIGDYNDNGRRTGKFKAYHENGELESKGKYHNGNQIGKWKYYNVKGTLIKTTKF, encoded by the coding sequence ATGAAAAAAATAGTCATACTAACTTTAGCCTTAATTACCTCAATTGGTGTGTATGCCCAAAGGAAAGATATTACCTATTACGATAATGGTCAGGTTCGCAGGCAAGGTCAATATGACATAAAAAATCAAAAAACCGGCGAATGGAAATCATTTCACAAAAACGGGCAGTTATCATCAGTTGGAACATATGAAAACGATAAGCAAACTGGAGAATGGATAGACTATTTGTCAAACAAAACCTTATCTGGTATAGAAATGTGGGCAAAAGGACGACGAAATGGTGAATCGAAAAAATATAGACATGATGGTATACTAATAAAAATAGGCATGTATACCGATGGTAACAAAACTGGGGAATGGAAATATTACCATTCAAAAGATCAACTATCAAAATTAGAAAATTATATAAACGGACAAAAAATAGGCGAATGGAAAGAATTTCATAAAAATGGACAACTCTTATACATTGGAACTTATGAAAAACCCGATAAGGCAGAAGGAGAATGGAAATGGTATGAAGATGATGGACAGTTAGAAGCAATCGGAGTATATAGAAACGGTCTTAAAATTGATGAATGGAAATCATATTACAAAAACGGACAACTCGCGAGTTCAGAATTCTACGAGAATGGAAAGCTAAGCGGAGAATCTAAACGGTATAATACAAATGGTGAATTGTGGATAATTGGAAAATATTTGAATGGAGGTAAAACAGGAGAATGGAGATGGTACCACAACAACGGTAAATTAAAAACGATTGGCACCTATATTGAGAATAAAAGCATTGGAGAATGGAAGAGTTTCCACGAAAACGGTCAATTAAAGAAAATTGGGGATTATAACGACAACGGTAGACGAACCGGTAAATTTAAAGCCTATCACGAAAATGGAGAACTAGAAAGTAAAGGCAAATACCATAATGGAAATCAAATTGGCAAGTGGAAGTACTACAACGTAAAAGGGACGCTCATAAAAACGACAAAATTTTAA
- a CDS encoding fatty acid desaturase family protein yields the protein MKIKFKPSNSIFFKELNANISVILTDEVIDKSKWVLKAKFFFYFLTFLGLYAFLFTDVVANSFSLLITTYTLIGLSGILLAFNASHDAVHDTLFTNKKYNAITHFLIFNLQGVNATLWKKRHLSSHHLFPNVDGCDADIDNNSFIRLSNSHTLKKNHKFQHFYAPLLYCLYTLHWIFVKDFIYLSKKEVANMKDLVYSKRFIAAVILLKLLYLVYIIVIPYYFLEVGLAKILISFFIMHGVISIFFVLTLIISHLTTETSFPKHDENGFLPTCYHEHQLSVSLDYHPTSKFANFIFGGFNSHAAHHLFPKLPHTLYTIITPEIQKAAVKFSMPYNELSIINAIYSHFKYLKKLGGN from the coding sequence ATGAAAATTAAGTTCAAACCTTCAAATTCTATTTTTTTTAAGGAGCTAAACGCAAACATTTCTGTCATACTAACCGACGAAGTAATTGATAAAAGTAAATGGGTTTTAAAAGCAAAATTCTTCTTTTACTTTTTAACCTTTCTGGGGCTTTATGCATTTCTATTTACCGATGTAGTAGCTAATTCATTTTCGCTACTAATAACAACATATACGCTAATTGGACTTTCTGGAATATTACTAGCCTTTAATGCATCGCACGATGCCGTACATGACACTTTATTTACGAATAAGAAGTATAATGCTATTACTCATTTTTTAATATTTAATCTACAAGGGGTGAATGCTACTTTGTGGAAAAAACGACACCTTTCTTCGCATCATTTATTCCCTAATGTAGATGGCTGTGATGCCGATATAGACAACAACTCGTTCATTCGATTATCGAACTCGCACACCCTAAAAAAGAATCATAAGTTCCAGCATTTTTATGCTCCGCTTTTGTACTGCCTTTACACGCTGCATTGGATCTTTGTTAAAGATTTTATCTACCTCTCTAAAAAAGAGGTGGCTAATATGAAAGACTTGGTGTATTCAAAAAGGTTTATTGCAGCCGTAATTCTTTTGAAACTACTTTATCTAGTATATATAATAGTGATTCCGTATTACTTTTTAGAAGTTGGGCTAGCCAAAATCTTAATCTCATTCTTTATAATGCATGGGGTAATTTCAATATTTTTTGTACTAACATTAATTATTTCTCATTTGACTACAGAAACTAGTTTTCCAAAGCATGATGAAAACGGATTTTTACCTACCTGCTATCACGAACACCAACTTTCTGTATCGCTTGACTACCACCCTACTAGTAAATTTGCGAACTTTATTTTTGGTGGTTTCAACTCTCATGCTGCGCACCATTTGTTTCCGAAATTACCACATACCCTGTATACTATTATAACACCAGAAATACAAAAAGCAGCGGTTAAGTTCTCTATGCCTTACAATGAATTAAGCATCATCAATGCAATTTATTCTCACTTTAAATATTTAAAGAAATTAGGTGGTAACTAA
- a CDS encoding DUF1287 domain-containing protein → MKKSLLILLLFSLNLCFSQTIIEQTDLANCALELTEQQVTYDPSYFSIDYPNGDVPNDKGVCTDVVIRAYRKVGVDLQKEVHVDMKSNFNVYPKIWGLKTTDRNIDHRRVPNLMTFFKREGAEKPISNNPNDYLPGDIVCWNLGGAITHIGIVVDKKSNDGKRNLIVHNIGGGQVLADCLFDYKIIGHYRYNK, encoded by the coding sequence ATGAAAAAATCACTTTTAATACTTTTACTATTCAGTCTCAACCTTTGTTTTTCTCAAACAATAATTGAGCAAACCGATTTGGCTAATTGTGCGCTTGAATTAACGGAACAACAGGTAACGTATGACCCAAGTTACTTTTCTATTGATTACCCAAACGGAGATGTACCCAATGACAAAGGTGTTTGTACAGATGTTGTAATTCGTGCGTACAGAAAAGTTGGAGTTGACTTACAGAAAGAAGTTCATGTAGATATGAAATCTAACTTTAATGTGTATCCGAAAATATGGGGACTCAAAACTACTGACCGAAATATTGATCATCGTAGAGTGCCTAATTTGATGACCTTTTTCAAAAGAGAAGGTGCCGAAAAACCGATTTCTAACAACCCAAATGATTATTTACCTGGCGATATAGTTTGTTGGAATTTAGGAGGAGCTATTACGCATATTGGTATTGTAGTCGATAAAAAATCAAACGACGGAAAGCGCAATTTAATCGTGCACAATATTGGGGGCGGACAAGTTTTGGCTGATTGTCTCTTTGACTATAAAATTATCGGTCATTATCGTTATAACAAGTAA
- a CDS encoding suppressor of fused domain protein, with the protein MGFLKKKSSSKETEIQEAEVLIELQSPSCPVTAIVEQDNRTVYFYLWGAEGSNFGVKSSWVRNLKKAPQQLETALMEQGVPPMQTEEFCIHPNGSEKLNKDDLSIIWLEEGDGAALLLNGEVISIIPSWAGQNGFNGYAKEAKGQGDFAWELSDNNALYDRVHASKEFWDAWDLEQSPFNILQPKILDTYDEIFGEQDNYFAIDGNEWPPKGLYLKKGESKTVFATVGLSLIPMPVVEMYTENRFDANRIEFGFLLNSPITDEAVQQIGGWMSAQTTIPWHNITFLGEGHTIEFLSLNSSKLNFVLLTSQLNILPEPNIEKYRNSKTNFLWMVPISEKERQHIVDNGSDTIIEKLNKIGKEVFSLDRAEVI; encoded by the coding sequence ATGGGTTTTCTGAAAAAAAAATCATCATCTAAAGAAACTGAAATTCAAGAAGCAGAAGTACTTATAGAACTACAATCACCTTCTTGCCCCGTAACCGCTATTGTAGAACAAGACAATAGAACGGTATACTTTTATTTATGGGGTGCTGAGGGATCTAACTTCGGTGTTAAGTCTTCTTGGGTGAGAAATCTAAAAAAAGCTCCTCAACAGCTAGAAACAGCATTAATGGAGCAAGGGGTACCACCAATGCAGACAGAAGAATTCTGTATACACCCTAATGGTTCAGAAAAACTGAATAAAGACGACCTCAGTATCATCTGGTTAGAAGAAGGTGATGGCGCTGCGCTTTTATTAAACGGTGAAGTTATTTCGATCATACCAAGCTGGGCAGGTCAAAACGGATTTAACGGATATGCAAAAGAAGCAAAAGGTCAAGGTGATTTTGCTTGGGAGCTTTCTGACAATAATGCCTTATATGATCGAGTTCATGCATCAAAAGAATTTTGGGACGCTTGGGATTTAGAACAAAGCCCTTTCAATATACTACAGCCAAAAATACTTGATACGTACGATGAAATCTTTGGCGAGCAAGATAACTACTTTGCTATAGATGGTAATGAATGGCCACCAAAAGGTCTTTATTTGAAGAAAGGAGAATCAAAAACGGTATTTGCTACAGTAGGTCTTTCTCTAATACCAATGCCAGTAGTTGAAATGTATACCGAAAATCGTTTCGATGCTAATAGAATAGAATTTGGCTTTCTTCTAAATTCACCAATTACAGACGAGGCAGTGCAACAAATTGGAGGATGGATGAGTGCCCAAACCACGATACCCTGGCACAATATTACTTTTTTGGGAGAAGGGCATACCATTGAATTTCTGTCTTTAAATTCAAGTAAATTGAACTTTGTTCTTCTAACCAGTCAACTTAACATCTTACCTGAACCCAATATTGAAAAGTATAGAAACTCAAAAACAAATTTTCTATGGATGGTACCAATATCCGAAAAAGAAAGACAGCATATTGTTGATAATGGTAGTGATACAATAATCGAAAAACTAAATAAAATTGGGAAAGAAGTTTTTTCTTTAGATCGTGCCGAAGTGATATAA
- a CDS encoding DUF6630 family protein yields MARIYYHEERLSGHAFENEVINVKLFDLIFENTETNGYDIKPISTSSFFGLIKSKNNTFKTVGVSRDGINYNTTEGNFYLPKALIFYDNNDNTFPSEFYFIAKIQDQIEIRKCSGGKTVKWFQIPDLHSEVKDAKIIQKIENTLLELKKLLPTTQKAVININKKKDKVKVEENQPLLNKSVKEAYQALAKICLGMNSKEKNVIEFFDTLKNYDKDLEYFTTLNFVIDFLEQNDNSFILRLDWKADIEDLEWVLKSALNDNFNVSFDLPNPGDYGKNASVSFDNVFEDFNKSLKQNGFQMSFIDTQSDEYVFLLHKLEDKKEVENSINEIGYKYYEK; encoded by the coding sequence ATGGCAAGAATATATTATCACGAAGAAAGACTAAGCGGTCATGCTTTTGAAAATGAAGTTATCAATGTAAAATTGTTCGACCTAATATTTGAAAATACTGAAACTAACGGATATGATATTAAACCTATTTCAACTAGTTCATTTTTTGGATTAATAAAATCAAAAAATAATACTTTTAAAACTGTTGGTGTTTCAAGAGACGGTATTAATTACAACACCACAGAGGGGAACTTCTATTTACCAAAAGCATTAATTTTCTATGATAATAATGATAATACTTTCCCCTCTGAATTTTATTTTATCGCTAAAATTCAAGATCAAATAGAAATTCGTAAATGCAGTGGTGGTAAAACAGTAAAATGGTTTCAAATACCAGATTTACATTCAGAGGTTAAAGATGCCAAAATCATTCAAAAAATAGAGAACACTCTTTTAGAGCTTAAAAAATTGTTGCCCACAACACAAAAGGCAGTAATTAATATTAATAAGAAAAAGGACAAAGTAAAAGTTGAGGAAAACCAACCTTTATTAAATAAGTCCGTAAAAGAAGCTTATCAAGCACTGGCAAAAATATGCCTTGGCATGAACTCAAAAGAGAAAAATGTAATTGAGTTTTTTGATACACTTAAAAACTACGACAAAGACCTTGAATATTTTACCACCTTAAATTTTGTAATAGACTTTTTAGAACAAAATGATAATTCATTCATTTTAAGATTAGATTGGAAAGCTGATATCGAAGATTTAGAATGGGTTTTGAAATCGGCTTTAAATGACAATTTCAATGTATCTTTTGATTTACCTAACCCTGGGGATTATGGTAAAAACGCATCTGTATCTTTCGACAATGTTTTTGAAGATTTCAACAAATCACTAAAGCAAAACGGATTTCAAATGAGTTTTATTGATACGCAGTCAGATGAATATGTATTCTTATTACATAAACTGGAAGATAAAAAGGAGGTTGAAAACAGTATAAATGAAATCGGATATAAGTATTACGAGAAATAA
- a CDS encoding DUF3592 domain-containing protein, whose protein sequence is MKKNNEGRGCLIIFLSPFVIIGLVTLCLSIFNLYNSKKTNSWAKTNAEVQSLEFDHENYDGASSYRVKITYEYIIDNVKYQNNKIAYGYGMNGVDDHHNLYLKLKDAKKIVAYINPNNNSDSILIKGLNGSILGLLLFSIMWNAGVSIFLVPILMKSNSKLLFKKLIVIVFIIWSIGIILIVTKSIQIPLEKKIEVIETSTRR, encoded by the coding sequence ATGAAGAAAAACAACGAAGGTAGAGGCTGTCTTATTATATTTTTAAGTCCATTTGTAATCATTGGGCTTGTCACGTTATGCCTAAGCATTTTTAATTTATACAATTCTAAAAAGACGAATAGTTGGGCCAAAACAAACGCCGAAGTACAAAGTCTTGAATTTGACCATGAAAACTATGATGGTGCATCATCATACAGAGTTAAAATTACTTATGAATATATAATTGATAATGTAAAATATCAAAATAATAAAATTGCTTATGGCTATGGAATGAATGGCGTTGACGACCATCATAATCTATATTTAAAATTAAAAGACGCTAAAAAAATTGTCGCCTACATAAACCCTAACAATAATTCTGATTCTATTTTAATAAAAGGCCTTAATGGTTCTATTTTAGGATTACTCTTATTTTCTATTATGTGGAATGCTGGCGTATCTATTTTTTTAGTTCCAATCTTAATGAAGAGTAATTCAAAACTATTATTCAAAAAACTGATCGTAATCGTTTTCATAATATGGTCTATTGGAATTATATTAATTGTGACAAAATCAATTCAAATTCCATTAGAAAAGAAAATAGAAGTAATAGAAACCTCTACAAGAAGATAA